The genomic window GCGTTAACATCTAATCAAGGTGCTTTCGATTTTCAAACAAAAACAGTTGATGGACAAGAGCTTTACAAACAAGTATTAGAGACTTCTAAAACTTGGAAAAACTCAGAGAATTTAATGTACGTTGTTGGTGCTACAAAGGCCGAGTATTTTGCCGATATTAGAAAAATTGTTCCAAATAGCTTTTTATTAGTTCCAGGTGTTGGAGCTCAAGGCGGAAATTTGCAAGACGTTTGTAAATTTGGCATGACGGATAATGTTGGTTTGTTAATTAATTCTTCAAGAGGAATTATTTATGCTTCTTCCAACGATGATTTCGCAGCAGCGGCAGCAACAAAAGCAGCCGAACTTCAACAGGAAATGGAAATTATTTTAAGTTAAATTGTTTTTTTATTGTCCTTGAAATTACTTTCCATTCAAACTTATTTTAAATTATAAAATGTGTTAGCTACTTGTTTTATTGATGTTTTAGTTTAAAAAACACCTATTGTAACCATAGCTTATATTCAATTAACACTAGTTTATATCTTCTTTTATAAATAAACACGAAATTGCATGTATAATTAAATATAGGTAATGCGGTTTTTTCAAATTTTCTTGATTTTTGTAATAACAATATCTTTCACATTAAAAAGTTATGCTATTCACGAAATTTACGTTTCTACAGAAGGTAGCGATCAAAATTCAGGAATTAAATCAGCTCCATTTGCAACTTTTGGACGTGCAGTAAAAGCATTAGAAAAATTTTCAGGAAAAGAAGCTGTTACTGTTTGGTTTAATGAGGGAACGTATTATCTTAACGAAACTATTCTGCTAAACTCTAAGTTATCAGGAACGGCTGAAAATCCAATTGTATTTTCAAGTTTACCGGGAAATGAAGTATTTATCAAAGGTTCAAAATTACTGAAATCACTTCCGTGGAAAACATATAAAAGCGGTGTTTATGTCACTGAAATACCAGAACACCTCAATTTCGATCAATTATTCGTAAACGGAAACCGAAAAATTAGAGCCCGTTACCCCAATTATGATTACGAAAATCCTTTAAGAGGAGGAAATGGGTATTTGCAAGTTTCAGATGGAACCAATCGCCGTTATGATACTTGGTTTGGTTTAAAAGATAAAGATATACCTACTCGTGATTGGGAAAATCCATCAACAGGAATTGTGCACGCTTTCCAAAGTCATAATTGGGGAAACATGCAATACCGCATTAAAAGTATTGATAAAACAGAGAAGAAAGTGTTTTTAGGAGAAGGAGGTTGGCAATTGCAACGTGCGTATGGTATTGGTGGAAAAGAGAATAAAGGTTCTTGGTTTTTTATCGATAATATTTTTGAAGAACTTGATGTTGCGGGCGAATGGTTTTTAGATTCAGAAAAACATTTATTGTATTATTTTCCAGAAGAAGGTGTTGATCTTAATACTGTAACTTTTGAAGTTCCTATTTTAAAAGATTTAATTCAACTAAAAGGCAGCGCTGATAAACCGGTAAAGCACATTTCAATTTCTGGTTTTAATTTCACACAATCTAAAACAACTTTTATGGATACCTATGAGCCTGTAGCACGTGGCGATTGGGCTATTCATCGTGGAGGTGCTATTTTTATGGAAGGCGCCGAAAACTGTTCTATTACAGATAATAACTTTGAATATTTAGGTGGAAATGGTGTTTTTATGAGTGCTTATAACCGGAATAATACGGTAAGCAGTTGTCGTTTTGTGCATGTTGGAGAGAGTGCTGTTGCATTTGTAGGTTCGCCAGATGCGGTACGTTTTTATCAAACTTGGGACGATCGAGAAATTGATGGCGGAAATTGGGATGATATGCGTAAAAATATGGATTTAGAGCCTGGACCAAAATCGCCTAATTACCCTAAAAATTGTACCATAGAGAATAGTGTTATGCATGATTTTGGAGACTATGGTAAGCAAGTTGCTGGTATTTATATTTCAATGAGTCATAAAATAAAGGCATCGCATAATACCATTTACAATTGTCCTCGTGCAGGAATTTGTATAAACGATGGTACTTGGGGTGGCCATATTATAGAATTCAATGATATTTGGGAAACTGTTAGAGAAACAGGTGAGCATGGTCCTTTTAATTCGTGGGGACGTGAACGTCAATGGCGAGGATCTCGAGGTACAGACGAGCAGTTTTTAAAAGAACTGGCCAAGCTAGATGCTATTGATAATGTAATTATAAGAAATAATAGAATTGCTAATTACCGTAAATCTATAAGTGCCGGAAACTGGACTATCGATTTAGACGATGGCTCAAGTTATTTTGAAATTTACAACAACCTAAATTTAGGGTCAACCATAAAACTTCGAGACGGTATGGAGCGTAAGGTATTTAATAATATTACTGTAAGTGCGGTGCCTTTAGGTTGGCATGTATGGCCTAAAAATTCTGAAGATGAAATTTATAAAAACATCTTTGTGATTTCTGGAGCTTTACCTGGAAAGAACGAACCAACTAAAAAGTTTATTCGTGATGTAGGTTTGCCTACAGAGACAAAATGGAGTGAACACTACGATAATAATATGTATTGGAATATTAATCATCCAAACGATTTCGATATTATTGACGGTGTGGGTTTAAAATCTTGGCAAGAAAAAGGTTATGATATTAATGCAGTTTCAGGAAATCCATTGTTTGTAAATCCTTCGGAAGGAAATTATCAGGTACAAGAAAATTCGGAGGCATTAAAATTAGGGTTTAAAAACTTTCCTATGGATCAATTTGGTCATCAAATGACGCGAATAATACCGTTTGGTGGTGAGTTTTCAGAAATACAAATTGTTCAATTGGTAGTTGATAATAGAGTCGAAAAAAATGCTAAAATATACTATACTTTGGATGGTACAGAGCCGACCATTAATTCTATAGAGTATTCTAAGCCTATTCAACTTAAAAAATCTAGAATTATAAAAGCGCAAACTTTTGATTCTAATGGAGTTGCTGTTGGTTTTGTAAATGAAACTACTTTTGCTAAGGTTGAAAAAGTGATTTACCCAAGTTGGTTAAGTACATTACTTGCTGGTAAATATGAAGGTGAAGTTGAAAATTTGAAAAAAGCACTAATTTTAGAAGTTAAAGGAGCGGTTATGATAAATATTGCAGATGATCCTGATTTGATTGATGCAACAGGTGGTTATAATTTTGGATGTTATATTCAATCACTTAATCTTGAAAAATCTCAAATGTGGACTAAAGCTAAATTAGATCGCGATTGGGTAATACAGCAAGTTAATGGAAATAAAGTACAAAATATTAGCGACTTAAAGAATTACCTTAAAAAATTTAAAGGAAATAAAGTAACTGTTATTGCTGTTAGGGATTATAAAGAAAAGAAGTTTAAAGTTGAATTTTAGTATGAATTCATTCAAAATAAATACCAAACTAGAAAAATAAAACTAAACTATTGTCTTATCATGATAAATAAATTATCCATATTTCTGGTGTTTGCTCTTTTTAATAGTATGCTAATAGCGCAAACTCTTGATAAAATTCCTATGCCAACAAATCTTGAGCAAG from Algibacter sp. L1A34 includes these protein-coding regions:
- a CDS encoding chitobiase/beta-hexosaminidase C-terminal domain-containing protein, with protein sequence MRFFQIFLIFVITISFTLKSYAIHEIYVSTEGSDQNSGIKSAPFATFGRAVKALEKFSGKEAVTVWFNEGTYYLNETILLNSKLSGTAENPIVFSSLPGNEVFIKGSKLLKSLPWKTYKSGVYVTEIPEHLNFDQLFVNGNRKIRARYPNYDYENPLRGGNGYLQVSDGTNRRYDTWFGLKDKDIPTRDWENPSTGIVHAFQSHNWGNMQYRIKSIDKTEKKVFLGEGGWQLQRAYGIGGKENKGSWFFIDNIFEELDVAGEWFLDSEKHLLYYFPEEGVDLNTVTFEVPILKDLIQLKGSADKPVKHISISGFNFTQSKTTFMDTYEPVARGDWAIHRGGAIFMEGAENCSITDNNFEYLGGNGVFMSAYNRNNTVSSCRFVHVGESAVAFVGSPDAVRFYQTWDDREIDGGNWDDMRKNMDLEPGPKSPNYPKNCTIENSVMHDFGDYGKQVAGIYISMSHKIKASHNTIYNCPRAGICINDGTWGGHIIEFNDIWETVRETGEHGPFNSWGRERQWRGSRGTDEQFLKELAKLDAIDNVIIRNNRIANYRKSISAGNWTIDLDDGSSYFEIYNNLNLGSTIKLRDGMERKVFNNITVSAVPLGWHVWPKNSEDEIYKNIFVISGALPGKNEPTKKFIRDVGLPTETKWSEHYDNNMYWNINHPNDFDIIDGVGLKSWQEKGYDINAVSGNPLFVNPSEGNYQVQENSEALKLGFKNFPMDQFGHQMTRIIPFGGEFSEIQIVQLVVDNRVEKNAKIYYTLDGTEPTINSIEYSKPIQLKKSRIIKAQTFDSNGVAVGFVNETTFAKVEKVIYPSWLSTLLAGKYEGEVENLKKALILEVKGAVMINIADDPDLIDATGGYNFGCYIQSLNLEKSQMWTKAKLDRDWVIQQVNGNKVQNISDLKNYLKKFKGNKVTVIAVRDYKEKKFKVEF